The window CGAGGTCGATCCTTCTCTGCCGTGCGATCGCCCGTGGGTGCTCTGCTTCTTCCACGGCAAGCAGTGGCCGCTCCTCGCGTGGCGCCGGCGGCGGCGGACGGCGGTGATGGTGAGCTTGTCGCGCGATGGAGCGCTGCAGGCGCGCGTGCTAACGGTGCTCGGGTTCGACGTGGTGCGCGGCTCGTCCTCGCGCGGCGGGGCGCGCGGGCTCGCGGCGGTGGTGCGGAGGCTCCGGCGCGGCGACGCAGACGCGGCGTTCGCGGTGGACGGGCCGCGGGGGCCGTACGGCGTGGTGAAGGAGGGGGCGCTCGTCGCGGCGCGGCGGAGCGGGGCCGTGCTCGTGCCGATGGGGAGCGCGATCTCGGGGGGAGGGAAGGTCTTCGCGCGCGCGTGGGACCGGTACGCGGTGGCGTGGCCGTTCGCGCGGGTGGCGGTCGTGCTGGGCGCGGCGCTGCCTGCGGAGGCCGACGCGTGCGCGGCGGCGCGGGCGATCGAGGCGGCGAACGCGCGGGCGGAGGCGTTGTTGCCCCAGCGGCGCACCTACATGGTACCCTCGCGGCCGTAAGGTTCCGTTTGAATCAACGGCGAGGGGACGCGGTCCAACGGCTTCGTCGTCGTTTAGCTTGTGACCCGCCGTCCGGCGGGAGGGAGAGCTCCAGCATGATCCGCAGCGTTGTGTTTGGTTCGTTGGTCGTCGGCATTCTCGCTTCGGTCGCCGGCTGCAGGGTGACGGTCGAGACGAAGAACCGCTACACGGAGACGAACGTGCTGCGCACGGACACGGCGGACTGGGTGGGTCAGCCGATCCTCATCCAGATCCCGGCTCCCGGCGTCATCGTGAACGGCGGCGTGAACGTCGAGACGGCGCAAGATCCGAACGTGACGAAGGTGTCCGCCAACGCGCGCATCCTCGCGACGGCGTTCGCCGAGGCCGAGTCGGACGCGCGCGCCACGCTCGAGACGGTGAAGACGGGCTTCGTCATCACGAACACGCCGACGCTCATCACGATCCGCTGCGCGCAGGGGCAGACGGTGGGCGGCTCCAACGGCGGCGAGTCGGGCTGCGAGCTCACGAACATCATCGTCCCGCAGGGCACCGCCGACAAACCGCTCGACCTCCAGATCGAGACGACGAACGGCGACCTCAAGGTCAACGCGCTCACGGGCCGCCTGAAGCGCCTCGCCGGCAACTCGGAGAACGGCGACATCACGGTCCAGGTCGGCCCGTCGCAGAACTCGATCGGCGCCGACATCAGCTTCGTCGGGCTGAAGGGCGGCGACGTCACGCTCGACGTGCCGCAGGACTTCGCGGCGGACAACGTCTTCCTCGTCGCCGACGCGGACAAGAGGAACGCCTCGGCCTTCCCGGACATCACCGCCCTCGACGGCACGGTGGGCCGCGGCGCGGCCGGCACCGGCTTCAAGTCGATCAAGCTGACGTCGAACGAGTTCGCCGGCAGCTCCGGCGTCGTCACGCTGCAGTGACGTAGCGTATCGAGCTACGCGCGCTTCTTCGCGATCGCGTCGATCTCGACCCGGGCGCCCTTGGGCAGCGCGCTGACCTGAACGGTCGCGCGGGCCGGGGGCGCTTCGGCGTTGAAGCGCTTCGCGTACGTCGCGTTCACGGCCTGGAAGTCGCCGAGGTCCATCAGGTAGATCGTCGTCTTCACGACGTCCGCGAACGAGCAGCCGGCCGCTTCCAGCACCGCGGCGAGGTTGTCGAGCACGCGTTCGGTCTGGACCTCGATCGACCCCTCCACGAGCTCACCGGTCTTCGGA is drawn from Labilithrix sp. and contains these coding sequences:
- a CDS encoding DUF374 domain-containing protein; this encodes MIGWVLGVVAWVWLRTLRVTLEVDPSLPCDRPWVLCFFHGKQWPLLAWRRRRRTAVMVSLSRDGALQARVLTVLGFDVVRGSSSRGGARGLAAVVRRLRRGDADAAFAVDGPRGPYGVVKEGALVAARRSGAVLVPMGSAISGGGKVFARAWDRYAVAWPFARVAVVLGAALPAEADACAAARAIEAANARAEALLPQRRTYMVPSRP
- a CDS encoding RidA family protein — its product is MKPVTSLSAPKAIGPYSQAIDAGDFVFLSGQVPIDPKTGELVEGSIEVQTERVLDNLAAVLEAAGCSFADVVKTTIYLMDLGDFQAVNATYAKRFNAEAPPARATVQVSALPKGARVEIDAIAKKRA